From the genome of Vicia villosa cultivar HV-30 ecotype Madison, WI unplaced genomic scaffold, Vvil1.0 ctg.000365F_1_1_2_unsc, whole genome shotgun sequence, one region includes:
- the LOC131627504 gene encoding phospholipase D zeta 2-like isoform X1 produces the protein MSSEPLIQPSDRGSSFQQCGEPPRIFEELPKASIVSVSRPETGEISPILLSYTIELQYKQFKWRLRKKASQVLYLQFALRKRAIIEEFHDKQEQVKEWLHSLGIVDQTVMVHDDDEPDDGAVPIHHEDSVKNRYVPSVAALSIIRPSLGGQQSVADRAKVTMQNYLDLFLGNLEIVNSREVCKFLEVSKLSFLQEYGPKLREGYVTVKHLLNTSQDSDVTCFPCHWFHFCDNNWKKVWAVLKPGFLALLDDPFNNKPLDIIMFDVLPSSPGKGETKIYLAEPIKEHNPLRYTFKVTGGNRSICLRTISSAKVQTWVTAINEAGLRPMEGWCYPHRFGSFAPTRGLTVDGSQAQWFVDGEAAFEAIASSIQDAKSEIFITGWWLCPELYLRRPFDSFPTCRLDSLLEEKAKQGVQIYVLLYKEVSIALKINSLYSMRRLLKIHENVRVLRSPDHFASRVYLWSHHEKLVIIDYKVCFLGGLDLSFGRFDTPEHKVGDSPSVIWPGKDYYNPRESEPNSWEDTMTDEFDRQRYPRMPWHDVHCALWGPPCRDIARHFVQRWNHAKRTKAPNEDEIPLLMPHHHMVIPHYMGRSKEVDIDDKKDEDNKNDIDRLDSLSSQSPLQDIPLLLPQEADGAVTPNGDHRNSSESSPLLSQNLEGETLVSDNQKKGFQDEVVPFNFEPQCAVDALDDWWETPEGSNDAATLEYGQVGPRTTCHCQVIRSVSQWSVGTSQPEESIHTAYCSLIEKAKHFIYIENQFFISGLAMDDTIQNRVLEAIYRRILQAHKEQEDFRVIIVMPLLPGFQGGLDDSGAATVRALTHWQYRTISRERHSILHNLEAILGQKTHDYISFYGLRSHGRLYPDGPMATSQVYVHSKLMIIDDRVALIGSSNINDRSLLGSRDSEIGVVIEDKEYVESLMNGKPWKAGKFSYSLRCSLWSEHLGLHTGEINKINDPVADSTYKDLWSATAKENTRIYHEVFSCIPNDQIHSRFGFTPVFFYVILSHFVCSLNYYYALLIYSNVSRATLRQSMVHWKEKLGQTTIDLGIAPDKLICHENGERKIIDPIDRLKCIKGHLVSFPLDFMCEEDLRPAVIESEFYVSPQVYH, from the exons ATGTCTTCTGAGCCGTTGATTCAACCGTCCGATAGAGGTTCATCGTTCCAGCAATGCGGCGAACCTCCGAGGATTTTCGAGGAATTGCCGAAAGCCAGTATAGTGTCCGTTTCGCGGCCGGAGACCGGTGAAATAAGTCCGATTCTTCTTTCGTATACGATTGAACTGCAGTATAAACAG TTCAAGTGGCGTTTAAGGAAGAAAGCATCACAAGTTCTCTATTTACAGTTTGCGTTGCGGAAACGTGCAATAATTGAAGAATTTCATGACAAGCAAGAACAG GTAAAAGAGTGGCTTCATAGCTTAGGAATAGTAGATCAAACAGTTATGGTGCATGATGATGATGAACCTGATGATGGAGCTGTACCAATACATCATGAAGACAGTGTTAAAAACAG ATATGTCCCATCAGTTGCTGCCCTATCAATAATTCGTCCGTCACTAGGGGGCCAACAATCGGTTGCAGACAGAGCCAAAGTTACAATGCAGAATTATTTGGATCTCTTTTTAGGAAACCTAGAGATTGTGAATTCTCGAGAG GTCTGCAAGTTTTTGGAGGTCTCCAAGCTATCTTTTTTACAAGAGTATGGTCCAAAACTGAGAGAGGGATATGTAACGGTGAAGCATTTGTTAAATACTTCTCAGGATTCAGATGTAACTTGCTTTCCATGTCACTGGTTTCACTTTTGTGATAACAATTGGAAGAAG GTATGGGCTGTTTTGAAACCTGGGTTTTTGGCCTTGCTGGATGATCCCTTCAACAACAAGCCACTGGATATAATTATGTTTGATGTCCTTCCATCTTCACCCGGAAAAGGAGAGACCAAAATATATTTAGCTGAACCTATAAAGGAACACAATCCTTTGCGTTACACATTTAAG GTTACTGGTGGAAACAGAAGTATATGCTTGAGAACTATCAGCAGTGCTAAAGTTCAAACTTGGGTTACTGCAATTAATGAAGCTGGTCTAAGACCTATGGAGGGTTGGTGTTATCCTCATCGCTTTGGTTCATTTGCTCCCACAAGAGGTTTGACTGTAGATGGGAGCCAAGCCCAATGGTTTGTAGATGGAGAAGCAGCATTTGAagcaattgcttcttcaattcaagATGCAAAATCAGAG ATCTTCATAACAGGTTGGTGGCTGTGCCCAGAGCTCTACCTAAGGCGGCCTTTTGATAGTTTTCCTACCTGTAGGTTAGACTCTTTATTGGAAGAAAAGGCTAAACAAGGGGTTCAG ATTTACGTGCTTCTCTACAAGGAGGTTTCTATAGCTTTGAAAATCAACAGCTTGTACAGTATGAGAAGACTGCTAAAAATTCATGAAAATGTGAGGGTATTACGCTCTCCCGACCATTTTGCTTCTCGTGTGTATTTATG GTCGCACCATGAAAAGCTTGTAATTATTGATTACAAGGTTTGCTTTCTTGGAGGATTAGATTTAAGCTTTGGACGATTTGACACACCTGAACACAAAGTGGGTGATAGCCCCTCTGTAATATGGCCCGGAAAGGACTATTACAATCCAAG AGAATCTGAACCAAACTCATGGGAAGACACCATGACAGATGAATTTGATCGCCAAAGATATCCACGTATGCCATGGCATGATGTCCATTGTGCTCTCTGGGGACCTCCCTGCCGTGACATTGCTCGGCACTTTGTTCAACGTTGGAATCATGCTAAG AGAACTAAAGCTCCAAATGAAGATGAAATTCCTTTACTTATGCCTCACCATCACATGGTCATCCCACATTACATGGGAAGAAGCAAAGAGGTTGACATTGATGATAAGAAAGATGAAGACAACAAAAATGACATTGACAGGCTGGATTCATTGTCTTCACAATCTCCATTGCAAGATATACCGTTACTTTTACCTCAAGAAGCAGATGGAGCAGTTACTCCAAATGGTGATCATAGAAATTCCAGTGAAAGTTCTCCATTATTGTCCCAAAATCTGGAAGGTGAAACTTTAGTTTCAGATAACCAGAAGAAAGGGTTTCAAGATGAAGTTGTTCCTTTTAACTTTGAGCCTCAATGTGCTGTTGATGCTCTAGATGATTGGTGGGAAACACCAGAAGGTTCCAATGATGCCGCTACTTTGGAATATGGACAAGTTGGCCCACGTACTACTTGTCACTGTCAG GTAATCAGAAGTGTAAGCCAGTGGTCTGTTGGAACAAGTCAACCTGAAGAAAGCATTCACACTGCATATTGTTCTCTTATTGAAAAGGCAAAGCATTTTATCTACATTGAG AACCAATTTTTCATATCAGGTCTAGCAATGGATGACACAATACAGAACCGTGTTTTGGAAGCAATATACAGGCGTATTTTGCAAGCTCACAAAGAACAGGAAGATTTTAGAGTTATAATTGTGATGCCCCTCTTGCCTGGCTTCCAG GGTGGTCTGGATGATAGTGGTGCTGCAACTGTGAGAGCTTTGACACATTGGCAGTACAGAACAATTTCTAGAGAAAGGCACTCCATATTACACAATCTTGAAGCTATACTTGGTCAAAAGACACATGATTATATTTCCTTTTATGGTCTAAGATCTCATGGTAGACTTTATCCGGATGGTCCTATGGCAACAAGTCAG GTATATGTTCACAGTAAGTTGATGATAATTGATGACCGTGTAGCTTTGATTGGATCATCCAATATAAATGACCGGAGTTTGCTTGGATCAAGAGATTCTGAG ATTGGAGTGGTTATAGAGGACAAAGAATATGTTGAATCATTGATGAATGGAAAGCCATGGAAGGCGGGTAAATTTTCCTATAGCCTCCGCTGTTCCCTATGGTCTGAACATCTTGGTCTTCATACCGGAGAG attaataaaattaatgatCCAGTGGCAGATTCAACTTACAAAGATTTGTGGTCAGCAACTGCAAAG GAAAATACAAGAATATACCATGAAGTCTTTTCTTGCATTCCCAATGATCAGATACACTCAAGGTTTGGATTTACCCCAGTTTTCTTCTATGTGATTTTGTCTCATTTTGTTTGTAGCCTTAATTATTATTATGCATTATTAATATACTCTAATGTAAGCAGAGCGACGCTTCGGCAAAGCATGGTCCACTGGAAAGAAAAACTTGGCCAAACCACCATTGATTTGGGAATAGCCCCTGACAAGTTAATCTGTCACGAGAatggagaaagaaaaataatagacCCAATAGATAGATTGAAGTGTATAAAGGGACATCTTGTTTCCTTTCCTTTGGATTTCATGTGTGAGGAAGATTTAAGACCAGCTGTTATTGAAAGTGAGTTTTATGTATCGCCTCAAGTATATCATTAA
- the LOC131627504 gene encoding phospholipase D zeta 1-like isoform X3 yields the protein MSSEPLIQPSDRGSSFQQCGEPPRIFEELPKASIVSVSRPETGEISPILLSYTIELQYKQFKWRLRKKASQVLYLQFALRKRAIIEEFHDKQEQVKEWLHSLGIVDQTVMVHDDDEPDDGAVPIHHEDSVKNRYVPSVAALSIIRPSLGGQQSVADRAKVTMQNYLDLFLGNLEIVNSREVCKFLEVSKLSFLQEYGPKLREGYVTVKHLLNTSQDSDVTCFPCHWFHFCDNNWKKVWAVLKPGFLALLDDPFNNKPLDIIMFDVLPSSPGKGETKIYLAEPIKEHNPLRYTFKVTGGNRSICLRTISSAKVQTWVTAINEAGLRPMEGWCYPHRFGSFAPTRGLTVDGSQAQWFVDGEAAFEAIASSIQDAKSEIFITGWWLCPELYLRRPFDSFPTCRLDSLLEEKAKQGVQIYVLLYKEVSIALKINSLYSMRRLLKIHENVRVLRSPDHFASRVYLWSHHEKLVIIDYKVCFLGGLDLSFGRFDTPEHKVGDSPSVIWPGKDYYNPRESEPNSWEDTMTDEFDRQRYPRMPWHDVHCALWGPPCRDIARHFVQRWNHAKRTKAPNEDEIPLLMPHHHMVIPHYMGRSKEVDIDDKKDEDNKNDIDRLDSLSSQSPLQDIPLLLPQEADGAVTPNGDHRNSSESSPLLSQNLEGETLVSDNQKKGFQDEVVPFNFEPQCAVDALDDWWETPEGSNDAATLEYGQVGPRTTCHCQVIRSVSQWSVGTSQPEESIHTAYCSLIEKAKHFIYIENQFFISGLAMDDTIQNRVLEAIYRRILQAHKEQEDFRVIIVMPLLPGFQGGLDDSGAATVRALTHWQYRTISRERHSILHNLEAILGQKTHDYISFYGLRSHGRLYPDGPMATSQVYVHSKLMIIDDRVALIGSSNINDRSLLGSRDSEIGVVIEDKEYVESLMNGKPWKAD from the exons ATGTCTTCTGAGCCGTTGATTCAACCGTCCGATAGAGGTTCATCGTTCCAGCAATGCGGCGAACCTCCGAGGATTTTCGAGGAATTGCCGAAAGCCAGTATAGTGTCCGTTTCGCGGCCGGAGACCGGTGAAATAAGTCCGATTCTTCTTTCGTATACGATTGAACTGCAGTATAAACAG TTCAAGTGGCGTTTAAGGAAGAAAGCATCACAAGTTCTCTATTTACAGTTTGCGTTGCGGAAACGTGCAATAATTGAAGAATTTCATGACAAGCAAGAACAG GTAAAAGAGTGGCTTCATAGCTTAGGAATAGTAGATCAAACAGTTATGGTGCATGATGATGATGAACCTGATGATGGAGCTGTACCAATACATCATGAAGACAGTGTTAAAAACAG ATATGTCCCATCAGTTGCTGCCCTATCAATAATTCGTCCGTCACTAGGGGGCCAACAATCGGTTGCAGACAGAGCCAAAGTTACAATGCAGAATTATTTGGATCTCTTTTTAGGAAACCTAGAGATTGTGAATTCTCGAGAG GTCTGCAAGTTTTTGGAGGTCTCCAAGCTATCTTTTTTACAAGAGTATGGTCCAAAACTGAGAGAGGGATATGTAACGGTGAAGCATTTGTTAAATACTTCTCAGGATTCAGATGTAACTTGCTTTCCATGTCACTGGTTTCACTTTTGTGATAACAATTGGAAGAAG GTATGGGCTGTTTTGAAACCTGGGTTTTTGGCCTTGCTGGATGATCCCTTCAACAACAAGCCACTGGATATAATTATGTTTGATGTCCTTCCATCTTCACCCGGAAAAGGAGAGACCAAAATATATTTAGCTGAACCTATAAAGGAACACAATCCTTTGCGTTACACATTTAAG GTTACTGGTGGAAACAGAAGTATATGCTTGAGAACTATCAGCAGTGCTAAAGTTCAAACTTGGGTTACTGCAATTAATGAAGCTGGTCTAAGACCTATGGAGGGTTGGTGTTATCCTCATCGCTTTGGTTCATTTGCTCCCACAAGAGGTTTGACTGTAGATGGGAGCCAAGCCCAATGGTTTGTAGATGGAGAAGCAGCATTTGAagcaattgcttcttcaattcaagATGCAAAATCAGAG ATCTTCATAACAGGTTGGTGGCTGTGCCCAGAGCTCTACCTAAGGCGGCCTTTTGATAGTTTTCCTACCTGTAGGTTAGACTCTTTATTGGAAGAAAAGGCTAAACAAGGGGTTCAG ATTTACGTGCTTCTCTACAAGGAGGTTTCTATAGCTTTGAAAATCAACAGCTTGTACAGTATGAGAAGACTGCTAAAAATTCATGAAAATGTGAGGGTATTACGCTCTCCCGACCATTTTGCTTCTCGTGTGTATTTATG GTCGCACCATGAAAAGCTTGTAATTATTGATTACAAGGTTTGCTTTCTTGGAGGATTAGATTTAAGCTTTGGACGATTTGACACACCTGAACACAAAGTGGGTGATAGCCCCTCTGTAATATGGCCCGGAAAGGACTATTACAATCCAAG AGAATCTGAACCAAACTCATGGGAAGACACCATGACAGATGAATTTGATCGCCAAAGATATCCACGTATGCCATGGCATGATGTCCATTGTGCTCTCTGGGGACCTCCCTGCCGTGACATTGCTCGGCACTTTGTTCAACGTTGGAATCATGCTAAG AGAACTAAAGCTCCAAATGAAGATGAAATTCCTTTACTTATGCCTCACCATCACATGGTCATCCCACATTACATGGGAAGAAGCAAAGAGGTTGACATTGATGATAAGAAAGATGAAGACAACAAAAATGACATTGACAGGCTGGATTCATTGTCTTCACAATCTCCATTGCAAGATATACCGTTACTTTTACCTCAAGAAGCAGATGGAGCAGTTACTCCAAATGGTGATCATAGAAATTCCAGTGAAAGTTCTCCATTATTGTCCCAAAATCTGGAAGGTGAAACTTTAGTTTCAGATAACCAGAAGAAAGGGTTTCAAGATGAAGTTGTTCCTTTTAACTTTGAGCCTCAATGTGCTGTTGATGCTCTAGATGATTGGTGGGAAACACCAGAAGGTTCCAATGATGCCGCTACTTTGGAATATGGACAAGTTGGCCCACGTACTACTTGTCACTGTCAG GTAATCAGAAGTGTAAGCCAGTGGTCTGTTGGAACAAGTCAACCTGAAGAAAGCATTCACACTGCATATTGTTCTCTTATTGAAAAGGCAAAGCATTTTATCTACATTGAG AACCAATTTTTCATATCAGGTCTAGCAATGGATGACACAATACAGAACCGTGTTTTGGAAGCAATATACAGGCGTATTTTGCAAGCTCACAAAGAACAGGAAGATTTTAGAGTTATAATTGTGATGCCCCTCTTGCCTGGCTTCCAG GGTGGTCTGGATGATAGTGGTGCTGCAACTGTGAGAGCTTTGACACATTGGCAGTACAGAACAATTTCTAGAGAAAGGCACTCCATATTACACAATCTTGAAGCTATACTTGGTCAAAAGACACATGATTATATTTCCTTTTATGGTCTAAGATCTCATGGTAGACTTTATCCGGATGGTCCTATGGCAACAAGTCAG GTATATGTTCACAGTAAGTTGATGATAATTGATGACCGTGTAGCTTTGATTGGATCATCCAATATAAATGACCGGAGTTTGCTTGGATCAAGAGATTCTGAG ATTGGAGTGGTTATAGAGGACAAAGAATATGTTGAATCATTGATGAATGGAAAGCCATGGAAGGCGG attaa
- the LOC131627504 gene encoding phospholipase D zeta 1-like isoform X2, with product MSSEPLIQPSDRGSSFQQCGEPPRIFEELPKASIVSVSRPETGEISPILLSYTIELQYKQFKWRLRKKASQVLYLQFALRKRAIIEEFHDKQEQVKEWLHSLGIVDQTVMVHDDDEPDDGAVPIHHEDSVKNRYVPSVAALSIIRPSLGGQQSVADRAKVTMQNYLDLFLGNLEIVNSREVCKFLEVSKLSFLQEYGPKLREGYVTVKHLLNTSQDSDVTCFPCHWFHFCDNNWKKVWAVLKPGFLALLDDPFNNKPLDIIMFDVLPSSPGKGETKIYLAEPIKEHNPLRYTFKVTGGNRSICLRTISSAKVQTWVTAINEAGLRPMEGWCYPHRFGSFAPTRGLTVDGSQAQWFVDGEAAFEAIASSIQDAKSEIFITGWWLCPELYLRRPFDSFPTCRLDSLLEEKAKQGVQIYVLLYKEVSIALKINSLYSMRRLLKIHENVRVLRSPDHFASRVYLWSHHEKLVIIDYKVCFLGGLDLSFGRFDTPEHKVGDSPSVIWPGKDYYNPRESEPNSWEDTMTDEFDRQRYPRMPWHDVHCALWGPPCRDIARHFVQRWNHAKRTKAPNEDEIPLLMPHHHMVIPHYMGRSKEVDIDDKKDEDNKNDIDRLDSLSSQSPLQDIPLLLPQEADGAVTPNGDHRNSSESSPLLSQNLEGETLVSDNQKKGFQDEVVPFNFEPQCAVDALDDWWETPEGSNDAATLEYGQVGPRTTCHCQVIRSVSQWSVGTSQPEESIHTAYCSLIEKAKHFIYIENQFFISGLAMDDTIQNRVLEAIYRRILQAHKEQEDFRVIIVMPLLPGFQGGLDDSGAATVRALTHWQYRTISRERHSILHNLEAILGQKTHDYISFYGLRSHGRLYPDGPMATSQVYVHSKLMIIDDRVALIGSSNINDRSLLGSRDSEIGVVIEDKEYVESLMNGKPWKAGKFSYSLRCSLWSEHLGLHTGEINKINDPVADSTYKDLWSATAKENTRIYHEVFSCIPNDQIHSRATLRQSMVHWKEKLGQTTIDLGIAPDKLICHENGERKIIDPIDRLKCIKGHLVSFPLDFMCEEDLRPAVIESEFYVSPQVYH from the exons ATGTCTTCTGAGCCGTTGATTCAACCGTCCGATAGAGGTTCATCGTTCCAGCAATGCGGCGAACCTCCGAGGATTTTCGAGGAATTGCCGAAAGCCAGTATAGTGTCCGTTTCGCGGCCGGAGACCGGTGAAATAAGTCCGATTCTTCTTTCGTATACGATTGAACTGCAGTATAAACAG TTCAAGTGGCGTTTAAGGAAGAAAGCATCACAAGTTCTCTATTTACAGTTTGCGTTGCGGAAACGTGCAATAATTGAAGAATTTCATGACAAGCAAGAACAG GTAAAAGAGTGGCTTCATAGCTTAGGAATAGTAGATCAAACAGTTATGGTGCATGATGATGATGAACCTGATGATGGAGCTGTACCAATACATCATGAAGACAGTGTTAAAAACAG ATATGTCCCATCAGTTGCTGCCCTATCAATAATTCGTCCGTCACTAGGGGGCCAACAATCGGTTGCAGACAGAGCCAAAGTTACAATGCAGAATTATTTGGATCTCTTTTTAGGAAACCTAGAGATTGTGAATTCTCGAGAG GTCTGCAAGTTTTTGGAGGTCTCCAAGCTATCTTTTTTACAAGAGTATGGTCCAAAACTGAGAGAGGGATATGTAACGGTGAAGCATTTGTTAAATACTTCTCAGGATTCAGATGTAACTTGCTTTCCATGTCACTGGTTTCACTTTTGTGATAACAATTGGAAGAAG GTATGGGCTGTTTTGAAACCTGGGTTTTTGGCCTTGCTGGATGATCCCTTCAACAACAAGCCACTGGATATAATTATGTTTGATGTCCTTCCATCTTCACCCGGAAAAGGAGAGACCAAAATATATTTAGCTGAACCTATAAAGGAACACAATCCTTTGCGTTACACATTTAAG GTTACTGGTGGAAACAGAAGTATATGCTTGAGAACTATCAGCAGTGCTAAAGTTCAAACTTGGGTTACTGCAATTAATGAAGCTGGTCTAAGACCTATGGAGGGTTGGTGTTATCCTCATCGCTTTGGTTCATTTGCTCCCACAAGAGGTTTGACTGTAGATGGGAGCCAAGCCCAATGGTTTGTAGATGGAGAAGCAGCATTTGAagcaattgcttcttcaattcaagATGCAAAATCAGAG ATCTTCATAACAGGTTGGTGGCTGTGCCCAGAGCTCTACCTAAGGCGGCCTTTTGATAGTTTTCCTACCTGTAGGTTAGACTCTTTATTGGAAGAAAAGGCTAAACAAGGGGTTCAG ATTTACGTGCTTCTCTACAAGGAGGTTTCTATAGCTTTGAAAATCAACAGCTTGTACAGTATGAGAAGACTGCTAAAAATTCATGAAAATGTGAGGGTATTACGCTCTCCCGACCATTTTGCTTCTCGTGTGTATTTATG GTCGCACCATGAAAAGCTTGTAATTATTGATTACAAGGTTTGCTTTCTTGGAGGATTAGATTTAAGCTTTGGACGATTTGACACACCTGAACACAAAGTGGGTGATAGCCCCTCTGTAATATGGCCCGGAAAGGACTATTACAATCCAAG AGAATCTGAACCAAACTCATGGGAAGACACCATGACAGATGAATTTGATCGCCAAAGATATCCACGTATGCCATGGCATGATGTCCATTGTGCTCTCTGGGGACCTCCCTGCCGTGACATTGCTCGGCACTTTGTTCAACGTTGGAATCATGCTAAG AGAACTAAAGCTCCAAATGAAGATGAAATTCCTTTACTTATGCCTCACCATCACATGGTCATCCCACATTACATGGGAAGAAGCAAAGAGGTTGACATTGATGATAAGAAAGATGAAGACAACAAAAATGACATTGACAGGCTGGATTCATTGTCTTCACAATCTCCATTGCAAGATATACCGTTACTTTTACCTCAAGAAGCAGATGGAGCAGTTACTCCAAATGGTGATCATAGAAATTCCAGTGAAAGTTCTCCATTATTGTCCCAAAATCTGGAAGGTGAAACTTTAGTTTCAGATAACCAGAAGAAAGGGTTTCAAGATGAAGTTGTTCCTTTTAACTTTGAGCCTCAATGTGCTGTTGATGCTCTAGATGATTGGTGGGAAACACCAGAAGGTTCCAATGATGCCGCTACTTTGGAATATGGACAAGTTGGCCCACGTACTACTTGTCACTGTCAG GTAATCAGAAGTGTAAGCCAGTGGTCTGTTGGAACAAGTCAACCTGAAGAAAGCATTCACACTGCATATTGTTCTCTTATTGAAAAGGCAAAGCATTTTATCTACATTGAG AACCAATTTTTCATATCAGGTCTAGCAATGGATGACACAATACAGAACCGTGTTTTGGAAGCAATATACAGGCGTATTTTGCAAGCTCACAAAGAACAGGAAGATTTTAGAGTTATAATTGTGATGCCCCTCTTGCCTGGCTTCCAG GGTGGTCTGGATGATAGTGGTGCTGCAACTGTGAGAGCTTTGACACATTGGCAGTACAGAACAATTTCTAGAGAAAGGCACTCCATATTACACAATCTTGAAGCTATACTTGGTCAAAAGACACATGATTATATTTCCTTTTATGGTCTAAGATCTCATGGTAGACTTTATCCGGATGGTCCTATGGCAACAAGTCAG GTATATGTTCACAGTAAGTTGATGATAATTGATGACCGTGTAGCTTTGATTGGATCATCCAATATAAATGACCGGAGTTTGCTTGGATCAAGAGATTCTGAG ATTGGAGTGGTTATAGAGGACAAAGAATATGTTGAATCATTGATGAATGGAAAGCCATGGAAGGCGGGTAAATTTTCCTATAGCCTCCGCTGTTCCCTATGGTCTGAACATCTTGGTCTTCATACCGGAGAG attaataaaattaatgatCCAGTGGCAGATTCAACTTACAAAGATTTGTGGTCAGCAACTGCAAAG GAAAATACAAGAATATACCATGAAGTCTTTTCTTGCATTCCCAATGATCAGATACACTCAAG AGCGACGCTTCGGCAAAGCATGGTCCACTGGAAAGAAAAACTTGGCCAAACCACCATTGATTTGGGAATAGCCCCTGACAAGTTAATCTGTCACGAGAatggagaaagaaaaataatagacCCAATAGATAGATTGAAGTGTATAAAGGGACATCTTGTTTCCTTTCCTTTGGATTTCATGTGTGAGGAAGATTTAAGACCAGCTGTTATTGAAAGTGAGTTTTATGTATCGCCTCAAGTATATCATTAA